The Syntrophotalea acetylenivorans genome contains the following window.
GGTACCCGGTTGTTGTCGCGTTTTGCCTTTTTACATAGCGCCTGCCGTCTGGAAATCGATCTGCGACGGGATTTGCTCTCCAGTCTGCTGTGTCGAGAAGGTCCCTTTTTCGATAGCCACCGCACCGGCGATCTTCTGTCCCGTTGCACCAACGATCTGAGCAATATCCGCACCATGGCCGGGTTCGGCCTGTTGATTCTGCTCAATACGGTTCTGGTCTACCTGCTGACCCTCTCCCTGCTCTTTTCCTTGTCACCCTCATTGACCCTGCTCGCCCTGATTCCCTATCCCCTGCTGTTGTTGTTGGTTAAATACCTGAGCGGCCGTTTGTTAACAGCATCCTCCGCAGTACAGAAGGGTTTAGGACGCATCAGTGAAGCCCTGGAAGAGGGGATTTCCGGTCATGCGGTAATCCGTAGTTATAGTCTGCATGGCGTACGATGCGATCACTTCGAGCAGCTCAATGGAGAGTACCTGTCCAGTTCTCTCAAACTGGCGAAACTGCGGGCTCTGATCGGCCCGGTCATGGCTTTGATTGCGCCGATCAGTACCTTGCTGATCCTCTATTTCGGCGGTGGGCGGGTCGTGGCCGGAAAGTTGTCCCTCGGCGAGTTGATCGCCTTCAACGCCTATCTCATGCAACTGGCTATGCCGACCTTGATGCTCGGCTGGGTGCTCAGTCTGGGCCAGCGGGCCATGGCCAGCATCGAACGGTTGCGTAGCCTGCTTACGCCCCTTCCCTCGACTGAAAGGCTTCGGCTGGCGGCGGCTTCGACGGCGCCAACGGTGGAAATTCAGCGTCTTAATTTTGCCTATGATGGTCAGCCGGTGTTGAAGGATCTTTCCCTGACCTTGACCGCTGGCAGTCTGACCGGGATCAGCGGCACAACCGGCTCCGGCAAGAGCACTCTGTTGCAATTGCTGGCCGGTTTCTATCCCGTCAAGCCGGGAGAGATCAACATTGACGGTCAGGACTTGACGACTCTCGACCCGGTGGAGCATCGCCAACGTTTGGCGGTTGTACCTCAGGAAGGCCGGTTGTTTTCCGGTACTCTGCAAGATAACCTCCTCTACGGTGTGCCCGGCGCCGACACCGAACTGTTGCAGCGGGTGGCCGATGCAGTGTGCCTGAGCGATGAAGTGGCTGCTTTTGAAGAGGGGTTCTCCACCCGCGTCGGCGAGGGAGGTAAAGCCCTGTCCGGTGGACAGCGGCAACGGGTTGCTCTCGGACGGGCTTTGGCCCGCGACGGTAGCCTGTGGTTGCTCGACGATCCTTTCAGCCATCTTGATGCGGCGACGGCCCGCCAGGTATGGCAGGCCCTGCAGCCTCTGTTGCGGGATAAGACGGTGCTGCTGGTTTCCGCCCGGGTATCGTTGCTGGAGATGGCCGATGATATAGTGATTCTCGATCAGGGACGGGTTGCGGAGCAGGGGTCTCATGTCGAGCTGCTGGCACTGGAGGGCCGTTATGCGCGCCTGCTGGAGCAGGAGCGTCTGAAGCAGGAACTGGAGGGACTGGCATGAAGCGGGGCATGTTCGACATGGACGAGGTGACCGGTCGTTCTCTCGACTGGTCTCTGTTTCGGCGGTTTCTTGGTCTGGTGGTGCCTTACCGGCGTAGTGCGGCGGGAGCCATGCTGTTGTTGCCCTTGTCCACCGCCGCCCGCCTGGTTCAGCCATATCTGGTCAAGATCGCCATCGATGAGCATATCGTTCCGGCGCAATTGGCGGGCCTGGAATGGATCGTCGCCCTGTTTTTGTTCACGGTCTTTGGCGAAAGCCTGCTCGGTTTCGGGCAGGCTTATCTGGCCCAGGGGGTCGGTCAACGGATCATGGCGGATCTGCGTAAGAATGGCTTTTCCCGCTTGCTCAGACTGCCGGTGAGCTTTTTCGATCGTCATCCCTCCGGGCGGCTGGTGACCCGCCTGAGTGGTGACGTGGAAAATGTTGGCGAACTATTCGGTTCGGGGGTCGCTGCGGCCTTTGGCGAACTCTTTTCCCTGGTGTTTATCGTCGGCCTCATGTGGTGGCTGAATCCCGAGTTGACGCTGGTGGCCTTTACCTTGATTCCGTTGTTGCTCCTTATCCTGTGGTTGTTTCGTCGCAGCATGCGCGGCGCCATGCGCCAGGTGCGGTCCAGGGTAGCGGATCTCAACGGCTATCTTGCCGAGCGCCTGGCCGGTATCCATGAAGTGCAACTGTTCGGTCAGGAGCAACGTACCCTGGAGGAATTCGGCGATCTGCAGGAAAGATATCGGCAGAGCTCCTTTCGGGCCATTCATTGGGATGCTTTCTTGTTCAGTGCCCTGGAAACCCTCAGTGCCCTGGCCATCGCCGGCATTCTCTGGCGCGGTGGCAGCGGGGTTCTTGCCGGTACCGCAACCTTCGGTACCCTGGTGGCCTTCATCGAATATGTACAGCGTTTTTTCGCTCCACTGCGGAAATTGTCGGCTCAATACTCCCTGCTTCAATCGAGTAATGCCTCTTTGGAGCGACTGTTTCAATTGTTGGATGAGCCACCGGAAGAGACCGGAAATCCGCTGCCAGGCGGAGGCAAAGGCGCCCTGAGATTGGAGCAGGTTTCTTTCAGTTACGATGGGCGGACCCCGGTGCTGAAGAACATCGACCTGAGCATCGAACCGGGACAGACCGTTGCCCTGGTCGGCGATACCGGAAGCGGCAAGACCACTATCGGTCGCCTGTTGCTGCGCTTCTATCAACCCGGTTCCGGACGTATTCTCCTCGATGGTGACGATCTTGCCGGTCTTGACCCGGAGCTGGTCCGTCAGCGCATCGGTTGGGTCGCACAGGACCCCTTTCTTTTTGCCGGCACGGTGCGCAATAACCTTGATCCACGGCGGTTTCACAACGACCAGGAACTATTCAAACTCATAAAGCGTAGTGGCTGTTCTACGGTGGTGGAACGATTAGGAGGGCTGCAGGGCCGCATCGAAGAGCGAGGAAAAAATCTTTCAGCCGGCGAGCGGCAATTGCTTTGCCTGGTGCGTGCCCTGGTGCAGCAGCCCGCCATCATCGTCTTCGATGAGGCGACCAGCCGTCTCGATGCCGGTACCGAGGCGTTGGTCAAGGCCGAAATGGACCAGGCTCGCAAGGGGCGCAGCGCACTGATTATCGCCCATCGATTGCGATCGGTAAGTACAGCCGACCGGATCCATGTTCTGCACCATGGTTGTATTCGTGAAAGTGGCAGTCACGACCAATTACTGGCTGAAAATGGCCTATATGCCCGCCTCTGGAGGCTTCAGGATCTGGCCAATGGCAGCGAAGAACTATAGGATTCCAGCGGGGCTTGTGCGGCCGAGGTGAGGATTGTTCCGGTCGGCTGTTCTACCGGGGCGTTGACGGAGCAAAGGCGGGTTCTTTTTGGAAGGGGGCCTCAAGGGCGGTCGGCAGTTTAGGGTCGGGATCGATTTCAGGCAATAAAAAAGGGTAACGGGAGTTGGCCACATACTCCACCAGGGCATTGGCGAAGGATAGACGATAATCCCCTTCTTTGGGTTGGTAGCTCAGCAGGGGAGGATGCAACAGGCGTTGGCCGGGAAGGTCCATGGCCAGATTATCCAGCTGCTGCGGAAATCGACCTTGCTCAAGGCGATAGTTACGCAGAGCCAGGCGAACTTCTTCGCCCCGGTTCAGACACTCGTCAAAAGCCCGGCCGGCGATCGTCTGACCAGCGAACCAGGCACCGATAAACAGCAGCGCCGCGGCCAGTAGGGTGGTGCGTACATGGAAGCTGTCTCGATGGGGAGCCAGAGCCGCAGTGGCCAGGGGCAGGGCGATAAGGGCCAGCAACACCCTGCTTGAGATCAAGGGAAGGAAACCTTCCCCAAACCAGAAGCCGGTCAAGCCGGTGCCTGTAAGGAGTGCTGCGGAAATAAATTTGCGTAGCGGGGTTGAAAGCATGTCGGTACGGCTTCCTGGCATCCCGGGAAAGAGAAGGTTCCGTGCATTTTTAAAAAGGAAAGGCCCAGGCCTTCTATCCGGAAGGATTAGTTTGACACGGGTCGCCCGTTTTTTGATGCTTTGAGCTCAGGTTTATGGTCGGCATCGTGGGAGATATGCTCCCAGACCGCCAACAGGTCCGGCAGGCTCAGGGACAAAAACTGCAGTCCCATGCCGGGGGGCATGCCGGGGTTGACCGGTTGCCCTGGTGTATTGATCCAAGCTACGAAGGCTTTGCAGATGATCGGCTGGGAGACATTGGGCAGACTGAACTCAAGAAACAGTTCCTGGTCCGGCGCATAGGGTTCGTCCGTTTCAATGAACACGCCGCCGGAACTGAGGTTGACGGAAAAGGCGTGGAACAGGTTTTTCGAATCGACTCCGTAGCGGACGATGAGCCGGGTCGGAACCCGGGGAAACGAACGATAGGCCAGGCCGAGAATGCGCCGGGCGGTGGCCAGAAGCAGATGATTGCTGAGGGGCTTGAAGATAACGTCGGTGCATTTGACCTTCAGGCAGCGGGCCAGGTCCTCTTTGCGCTGGCTGTCGATGACCAGGATCACCGGTGTCGCCTGCAAGGTCAGGTCCTGGCGTATCATCTCACAGCAGGCATCCCCCGCCAGACCGCCGCAGTAGAGATCCAGAAAAACCAGGTCCGGTCGTTCCTTTTCGATCAGGTCCCAGGCATGTTGGCCGTCGCGGGCGATAAAAATATCGAACCCTTCCCGCATGGGGAAATCTACGTCAAGATCAAGGGAAGGGATTATCTCGGAAGAGATAAGGATTTTGGGGTTGCCAGCCATTAAATTGCTCCTTGGCGCCGTTGATTTCTGCCTGGAAAAGCGTGCCGGTTGAATGAGTGGCAGTAATTATAACCGCTTATGGGCATTAGGCCAAGTTTTTTGCTGGACATATATTTTGCGATGCTAACAGAAACCAAATCAGTAAAAAATGGCCCGCGGATTTGATCCGCGGGCCATTTTTATGGGGCTGGCTTTGGCGAACTAAGAAGTCTGCATTCCGTTGGACCTTTCCCCAATAAAATACCCCCTCAGCCTAGCTAGAAGGTGCTCATGGCCAAAGCAGTGCAGGTCACACAGATTTTATAAAAAAGACCTCCCGGTAAAGGGGAGGTCTTTTTTGGTCAAAACTTTGGTTAACCGTGAACGTGGTGCTCGACGTCGCCGCCGGTGAGGAAACTGCTCGGCGGTTTGCCGGCCTGATAGTCTTTCCAGAAGGGGGACATTTCGCGGATGCGCTCGATGATCGGCGGCATCACCTTGATGACATGGTCGACGTCCGCATCGGTGTTGTAGATGCTGAGGCTGAAGCGCACCGAACCGTGGGCGGCGGTAAAGGGCACGCCCATGGCCCGCAGCACGTGGGAAGGTTGCAGCGAACCGCTGGTACAGGCCGAACCGGAAGAGGCACAGATGCCTTCTTCGTTGAGCAGCATCAGAATCGATTCGCCTTCGATATATTCAAAACTGATGTTGCTGGTGTTGGGCAGGCGATTGAGGGGATCGCCGTTAATCAGGGTGTTGGGGATGCGTTGAATCAATTCCGTCTCGAGACGGTCGCGCAGGGCTCGTACCCGGGTGTTTTCTTCTTCCATGTGATCGGTAACGAACTCGGCGGCCCTCCCCAGGCCGACAATGTAAGGGACGTTCTCGGTGCCGCCCCGTCGTCCGCCTTCCTGGTGTCCGCCGATCATGAAGGGGGAAAATTTGGTTCCTTTGCGCAGGTACAGAGCGCCGATGCCCTTGGGAGCGTGCAGTTTGTGACCCGAGAGGGAAAGCAGATCGATAGGGCTGCGGCTCATGTCCATAGGGATCTTGCCCACCGCCTGCACCGCATCGGTGTGAAAGGGAATGCCCCGTTCCTTGGCGATGGCGGCAATCTCGTCGATGGGAAACAGCACCCCGGTTTCGTTGTTGGCAGCCATGATGCTGACCAGGGCGGTGTCTTCTTTGAGAGAGGCCCGCAGTTCATCGAGATTGAGTTTACCTTGGCGATCGACCCCCAGCTCAGTGACGCGATAACCGCGAGCTTGCAGGTGGTGGCCGACGTTGAGCACCGCCGGGTGCTCTACGCGGCAGATGACGATATGCTTTTTCTCCGGGTAGGAGTAGAGGGTGCCCATGATCGCGGCGTTATTGCTTTCGGTGCCGCAACTGGTGAAGATGATCTCTGCAGGGTGAGCGCCGATCAGGGCTGCGACCTGTTCCCGGGCACGGGCGAGATGCTTGCCCACCTGTCCGCCGAAGCTGTGCATGCTCGAGGCGTTGCCGTAGAGTTCACTGAAAAAGGGCAGCATGGCTTCGACCACCTCGGGGGCGGTGCGGGTGGTGGCGTTGTTGTCGAGATAGACGGTTTTCATCCCTTCACCTCCTCCACTACCAGGTCGGGGCTGACAAATTCACGCAGCTTTGCCTCGACGAAGTTTTTCAGGGTGAACTGGGACTGGGGACAGAAGGAACAACTGCCGCGTAGAGCTACATAGATGGTGTCGCCGGCGACGTCAATCAGCTCCAGATCACCACCGTCGGAGCGGATCGGCGGCAGGATCTCCCGCTCCAGGGTTTCCTGAATCAGCCGGATCTTTTGCAGGTTGGTCAGTTTCTGACCCGCCGGAACCAAATTTTCTGCCGGTTCCACCGGTTTTTTCCCCCACAGTTTCGTGAGAATCGCCTCGATCTTGGGATGACAGGCCTGGCAGCCGCCGCCGGCCTTGGTGAAGTCGGTGATCTGTTCGAGACTGGTCAGGTCGTTTTCGGTGGCGACCCGCTCGATTTCCTTGTCGGTGACGCCGAAGCATTTGCAGACGATCTCGAAATCTTCCTTGACCGCCTCTTCGCCCCGGTAGTTGGCGATGGCCGCTTCCAGGGCTTCCTTGCCCATGACCGAACAGTGCATCTTCTCTTCCGGCAGGCCGCCGAGAAATTCAGCCAGATCCTGATTAGAGATTTTTTCCGCTTCTTCCAGGGTCATTCCCTTGGCGATTTCCGTCAGGGCCGAAGATGAAGCGATGGCGCTGGCGCAACCGAAGGTCTGAAACTTGATGTCTTGAATGCGTTTGTTTTCGTCGAGTTTAAAGGTCAGGCGCAGGGCATCGCCGCAGGCCAGTGAGCCGACCTCGCCAATGGCATCGGGGTTTTCGACTTCGCCGACGTTGCGCGGGTGCAAAAAGTGATCCTTGACTTTATCGGTATAATCCCACATCGAGTCATCTCCTGTTGGATGGGTTGCGGCTGCTGCTATTGCTGCCTCTGTCTGCAAGGCTATTATAATTATTATCCTGTTTTATCCCAATGTATATAGCTCTGATGAATTTGTCAAAAGGTGATTGGAAAGGTAACAATTCAATGCCTTAGTTTCGAAGGGAGTTTTCCCAATGGAATCAACCGGTTTCAATTCTGGAGTTCGGTGAGGAATTTCTCCGTAGAATGGGTGCGAAAGAATAGACGAATAAGACCCGCCATCAAAAAATAACTTATTTGACGGAGAATCGGTCCCGTCGAAACTCCTATTATATTGTCATCCTTGAACTATTCCTTGGGCTGAAGGGTTGCGTTGCAAGGAAAAGACGGCTATTAATCAGGGATCATTTTTCATGACTGTTGGGAGGGTTATTATGCAATCGCTGATCGATACGCTGAACGGCTGGGTCTGGGGCCCGGTGACAATCGTCCTGCTGGTAGGCAGCGGGGCCTTTATTACCCTGTTGCTCGGGCTGGTGCAGCTGCGTCATTTCGGCTATGCCTGGAAACTGATTTCCGGAAAATTCGACAATCCGGATGACAAGGGGGAAATTACCCATTTCCAGGCTCTGAGCGCTGCCCTGTCCGCCACCATCGGCACCGGCAATATTGCCGGAGTCGGCACCGCCGTGGCTCTTGGGGGGCCGGGAGCGGTGTTCTGGATGTGGATGACGGCCCTGTTCGGCATGGCCCTCAAGTACGCCGAGTGCCTGCTTTCGTTGCATTTTCGCACCATTCACGAAGATGGCTCAGTCAGCGCCGGGCCGATGTATTACCTGGAGAAGGGGTTGGGCCAGAAATGGCTCGGGATGCTGTTTGCCTTTTTTGCCATGATGGCTTCCTTCGGTATCGGCAACATGGCGCAGGCCAATTCGGTGGCCGAGCCGCTGCAGACCCATTTCGGGATACCCAAGGTAGTGACCGGTGTGGTTATCGCAACCTTGGTCTTTGCGGTGATTGTCGGCGGTATCAAGCGCATCGGCAGGGTGGCCAGTAAGCTGGTGCCCTGCATGGCGATCTTCTACGTGTTGGGAGCCTTGATGGTCATAGGCCGCCACTATACGCTGTTGCCCGACGCCTTCGCCTTGATTTTTCGCAGCGCTTTCAGCGGTAGTGCGGCGACCGGTGGCTTTGCCGGAGCGGCCGTGTCCCAGGCCATCCGCTTTGGTGTGGCTCGGGGCGTTTTCTCTAATGAAGCGGGCCTCGGCAGTGCACCCATCGCACACGGTGCGGCCCAGACCGAGGAGCCGGTGCGCGAAGGACTGGTGGCCATGCTCGGCCCTTTCATCGATACCATCACCATCTGTACCATGACCGCCCTGGTGATCATCCTCACCGGTGCCTATCAGAGCGGCTTGAGCGGCGCCGATTTGACCGCCAGTGCTTTCAATCTTGGTATGCCGGGCAAAGGGGGCTATATAGTGGCTATCGGCATCGCCTTTTTTGCTTTTTCCACGGCCATCAGCTGGTCCTACTACGGCGACCGTTCGGTGGAGTATCTGTTCGGCCCTAAGCTTATTCTGCCCTACCGGGTGTTTTTCTGTCTGCTGCTGCCGGTGGGGGCGGCCATTGAACTGAAGCTGGTGTGGAATATCTCAGATATTTTCAACGCTCTCATGGCCTGGCCCAACCTGGTCGGGCTGCTATTCCTCAGCCCTCTGGTGTGGCGCAAGACCCGGGAGTATTTCAGTGATCCGGCGAGGGTTTATCCTAGAGACTGATTGGCACCCGTTGTGGGTTATGCTGTTGACGTGTAATATTAAATAGGCGCATAGGTAGTGCGGTTATGCCTTGGTCAAATTTGCGGAGGAAGGCTTGAATCTCTATTTTCGATTACTCTGGATGATGTTGCGGCTCTGGTTCCGACCGGGTACTGTATCGCTGACAGAGCCTTTTCGGCGTTCTTTTCGCGTATTGCCCACCGACTGCGATTTTAATCTGCATCTGACCAACAGCCGATATTTTGCCTTGATCGATGTAGCCCGGGTCGAGCAGCTGGCGCGCTTGAAATTAATCGGGCCGCTATTGAAAAAACGCTGGCTGCCGTTTCTGAACGCTAGCGAGATCACTTTTATTCGGCCTTTGCCCCCTTTAAAACAGTTCGATATCGTCACCCGTATCGTGACCTGGGATGACAAATATCTCTATCTTGAGCAGCGTTTTGAGACCCCCGGTACCCTGCACGCTGTTTCATTGGGGCGCGCGGCCTTTGTTCATGGGAGGGATTTAGTACCGCCGTCGCAGATTGCGGCATTGGCCGGGCATGCGGGAGAGGCGCCGGTCTGTCCCGCTGTGATCGAAGGCTGGCATGTTTTGCTTAAAGAGAAAAAAGACCATTTTGCATAAAAATCCTGAGGCCGGCAATTTTCAAGTTTTCGAGTTAAGGAGAAATGCAATGAAGCAGACAGACGATCCTGGTAGTTGGAATCCTTACCTGGCTGGTGCCTTGACCGGTCTGGTGGCGGTGGCATCGGTGTTCTTTACCGGCAAGTATTTCGGCGCATCGACGTCCTTTGTGCGCACTGCAGGCATGTTGGAGCGGCTGGTCAACCCCGAGCGAGTAGCGCAGAACAGTTATTTCAGCAAATACCTCGAGTCCGGCGTGTCGGGTATAGATTGGCAATGGATGTTTGTCGTCGGCATTCTGCTCGGAGCCCTGATTGCTGCCGTCACTTCCGGATCTTTTCGCTTGCAGGCGGTGCCCGACATGTGGCAGCGTCGTTTCGGCGTTAAAACCGGTCTTGGCAGGTTTCTGACCTCCTTTATTGGCGGCGCGATCCTGCTGTTTGGTGCTCGGCTGGCCGGCGGTTGCCCCAGCGGTCATGGCCTGAGCGGGGTGATGCAACTGGCGGTGAGCGGCCTGGTGGCCCTGGTCTGTTTCTTCGCCGGCGGCATGCTGGTCGCACGCCTGCTGTACCGAAAGGGGGACGAATAATGAATCTGCTGATCTGGGGTCTGGTGACCGGCGTACTGTTCGGTTTTTTGCTGCAGAAAGGGCGGGTGCTGCGTTACGACAAGCAGCTTGGTGCCTTGCGGTTGATTGACATGACCATCGTCAAGTTCATGTTCTCCACCGTGCTGGTGGGCATGGTCGGCATCTACCTGCTCAACGATCTCGGCCTTGTAGAACTCAAACTCAAAGGGGCCGTGCTTGGCAGCAACATCATCGGTGGCCTGGTCTTCGGCGTTGGCTGGGGCCTGGTCGGCTACTGCCCCGGCACCTCTCTGGGGGCGCTAGGCGAGGGGCGTGTCGATGCCGTTGGCGGGATTCTCGGCATGATCTTCGGTGCTGCAGCTTTTGCCGAAGTCTATCCCCAACTCAAGGCATCAGTGATGACCTGGGGTGACTATGGCAAGATAACTTTGCCGCAACTGTTGGGGGTCAATCACTGGCTGATCGTTGTCGTGATGATCGTGCTGGCGCTGGGCATGTTTCGCTGGTTCGAAAAGAAAGGGTTGTAAGTAGCGTTCTTAAGGGGTTTGGTTGCAATGGAAAGGGGCAGCTGGCTATGACCGGCTGCCCCTTTCCGCAAAACCCAGAGTGTCTAGTATCCTGGTGGCGATTCAGTTTATTGGAATTCTTTTTGCTCATAAAGGAAGACTAAGCAAAAAGGCAGACACCGAATCACAGGCTATTTGCTCCAAGAGTGTAGGCACTTTTTCCTGTTTTTTTTGAGTCATACAGGGCCATATCTGCTTTTTTGAACAATTCTCCGAAGTCTCCATCATCGACATCCATGGCAATCCCGATACTGACAGAAATTTTGGTGTGCGGGAACTTCCGGGCAACTTTTACTTCAAATCCTGTCAGCAGTTGCTCAGCGCACTGTTTCGGCCTGTCCGAACCTTCCATCTGAGGAAGAATGATGGCAAATTCATCACCGCCAAGACGAAAGAGATTTTCAGCGGGAAAAAGCTGCTGCAGCAAGTCGGAAAAGGCGACCAGCACTTTGTCTCCTTCAACGTGACCATGCTGATCATTGACTTCCTTAAAGTTATCAAGATCCGTGAGCAACAGAGCTGTACCGGACTGACAAGGGGTTTTCCGCATAAAGTCCTGAAGACTGCGCCTGTTATTCAATTTAGTCAAATGATCGGTGTGGGCATCGATCAGCAGCTTGTTTTTGTATTGATGTTCAAGAGTTATATCCACAAAAATATACACATGGCCTGCCAGTACGCCAAAAATATCCTGTAGCCTTTCATCATGAATTTTCAGAACTTTATTCTTTGAAAGAAGCAACAGCCCTTCTTTTTCTTTCTCAATAATCCATCGTTTACTGCGAGTGAATGATTTAGAGTCATCGATCAAAAAATCAACCTTTTTGCCGATGAACTCGGTACGGTCAAGAGCAAAAATATTGATAAATTTTTGGTTAACACTCGTAATATTCCTGTCTTTGTCGGTCACCATGACTGGAAAAGGCAGTCCCTCAATCAAAATATTTAACTCGATTAGCAAGTTCTGCAGGTCGGTCACATCGCGGGCGAACCCAACTGTGCCGATAACCTCACCATCTGTGTCAAAGATCGGTGATTTATAGGTTTTAAACTTTCGAAGTTCATCACCGCATTTCACAGTTTCATCAAACAGGCAGGTTTCCTTCGTGTTGAGAACAATCTCTTCAGACTCCAGGCAAATATATTCCCCTTGGGCGTATTCATCAGGTTCAAGATCCCAGATGTAATAATGCCCGCGGCCTTCTATCTGAGCTTTGGTTTTATTGACGGTACGGCAGAAACTGTCGTTGACTTTTAGGTGAGCCCCACGCGCATCTTTGAACCAAATCAGATCGGGCAGACTGTCTATCAGGGTATCCAGATATTTTTGGCCAAGTATGGTCTCTTCCCGTTCTTTGAGATGCCTTAAAATCCCCGCAAAGGAGGCCTGGAGTTTGTCAGCAGCAAGAGGCTTGATCCAGACCTGGTCAAAGAGGTGGAAATTCTCTGCCAGAATAGGAAAGCTATCGGAAGTAAAACAACCTATCACGACAACCGGGTCATCTTTGATTGCCTCAATGCGCTCCAAGAATTCTGGTGCAACGCTTTCGAAATCAAGGATAATGACCGAGTAGTCGCTTAAATCGGTTTCATCGACATTGGGTGAGCAAAAAAACTGATGGGAAAACCTTTCCTCGGGTTGCATCCCTTGGAGAATCGTTTCGAGTTGAGGATCCTGTGAAGCAATAAAGATATTGAGTAACCGATGATACATACTTAACTCCTCGGAAATATTAAGCGAACGGCCAAGCTGCAAAGTTCCTTCTTTTAGGGCCACCGATAAATAGAGTTTTCCTCCAATACTCATGTGGCCAGATATTCTTTCGGCGTTAATTCCCCCAGCGCGGCGTGAGGTCGGATCTCGTTATATTTAATGATCCATTTGTTGGTTATTACCCGATCCTCTGACAATCGATGAAAAACATATAGGTCAAGACCCTCATTGCGATAGATCCGATTAAAGTGTTCGATAAATGAGTTCTGACTTGGCCTTCCGGGCTTGATGATCTCAAGATGGACAATACCCAACAGGCAAAAAGATTTCTAAGCTTGGATATGGCAACAGCCATGCCGAAAAGGGTTTATCAGTTGTTCCAATACTCCTATTAAAGTGAAGTTTAAGCCTCCGGCCGATCGTCTTTTCTCAAGGAGAATCAATAAGTGGCTGAAAAATTGACATAAAATGTTCCAGGGTACTGAGTCTGATTCTTTAGGGGATTTGGTGGGAAAAGATTTTGAATAGTCACTTTCCATAAGAGGACGAATTAGTCATCGTACACAAAGTGTGGCGCCAGGCTAAAACCGTGTCCCCACTTGTGGGGCATGCCCCACATCGGCTAGGCCTTGTCGGCTATTGTCCGGGCACCCCTCTCGGTGCTATCGGTGAGGGTCCTGTGGATGCCTTTTGGGGAATTTTCAACATGCTATTGGGAGGCACTGCCTATGTGGACCTTTACCCACAGCTCAAAGAGGGTGTCTTGATCTGGAGGATCTACGAAAAAATCATTCCGCCACAGTTGTTCGGAGTGAATCCTTGGCGGATGGTGTTGGCGATGATCGTGCTGGCGCTGGTTCGAGAAGAAAGGGTTGTAAGTAGCGGCTTAAGGGGTTTAGTTACAATGGAAAGGGACAGCCGGTCATGACCGGCTGTCCCTTTTTTGCTGTTCAGGAGTTGTTTGCAACAATCGGTGTCTGGCCGTTACTTGCCGCTGTTGCGAACCTTGGCCCCCAGGGCATCGGTGAGTCGTTTCAAGGCCGGTGAGTGGTCGTGGGGATCGAGATGCACATCGAGAATCGCCGGACTGTCGGTGTGGGTCAAGGCGGCCTGCAGGGCCTGCTCGAAATCTTTTTCGCTGAAGATCTCAAATCCCTGGACGGCGCCAATGACCTCCGGTAGCCGGCTGAAGCGCCAGACGGGAACATCGTTGAAGCGGCCGTCGGTCATGGGCCGCTCGGTACCGTATCCCCCGTTGTTGAGTACTACCACAATGGGCGACAGGCCGAACCGGACCGCGGTGGAGAGTTCCATGCCGGTCATCTGAAAGGCGCCATCGCCCACCAGTACCAGGGGGCGCAGGTCGGGGCGGGCCAGCTGGGCGCCGATGGCCCCGGGGACCGCAAAGCCCATGGAGGT
Protein-coding sequences here:
- a CDS encoding integrase core domain-containing protein — translated: MGIVHLEIIKPGRPSQNSFIEHFNRIYRNEGLDLYVFHRLSEDRVITNKWIIKYNEIRPHAALGELTPKEYLAT